GTATCAGCGCTTTCCAGCTACCCAACGGAAAATAATAGGTGCAGAAAATCCCTGGGAACAAGCTTGGTACCATTTGCAAACTTTTAATATATTCCTTTTTTGCATAGATGAAAGGATTTCCCGCTCAATTTACATCGACTTCTCAACTTCGAACGTTCATACGACGATTTATCTGGATGGTTGTCTTCCATACTGTAGTTAATTATCCCGCCGAACCCTTTAACTCATACGCACCGCTTGCACCCACGAAAATGTACCATGACACACACGCGGATGCACAAACTAACTTTGCTCGTGTTTTACCGGATGCTCCAACAACAATAGTAAGCTTTTTTTCATCGGCTGTTGATATTTGTTTCGCAAATCCTATTGGTTAAGGTGTATATGGTTTTATAAAACCATTGGTTTTATTGCATTGCATGGTTATAGCTACCATAGATACTAATAATGTGAGGGCGTGTTGCAGTATAAGTTAAAGATatctttgtttgttatttttgtggAATAATCTGTGCGTACTTTACACTACGACTCTCCGCCATTTTTAACGCGTCAGAAGACCCTGTTTGGGAAAAAGATAAAGAACCTTACGCTTTTAAAATtgctgatttaaaaaaaattgtcgaaATTTACAGAAATCAAAATTAAGTAGGTTAATCGCACacgacgtttttttttttttacttttcaggGTATCGCGGAGTTCGCCACTTTTCTTGGCAACACTCGCATTAATCGAATCATGGACCATTATGACAAAGTGGGTCACGATTCACTTTCTTTACTCATCAGAAAATCATACACACGCCTTCATTCGTGCATACAAGGTATACTTAAGAAGAGAAACAATGAGAGAGTTGCTAATAATCAACTACCGTACCGGTACTTAGAGCCTGATTGGATTCCAAACAGTGCTCATATTTAATTCTGAGTGTAAACTGagaaaataataatagaaaaatatggTGATAGTTATTgcaatattttgtattttttctaagTATGGAATAGAAAACCTTTTACAATCTACTGAAAATAGCCTGCATAGCCAAACCCTGCGCCGTAACGAGAGTGAGAGTATCATTCTTTCGATGGTGTGTAAAAAGTACTCAACAATGACAACGTACGTTTAATAGCCACATACAGCATCAGACTGCAGGTATTTTCTTGCGCAGAATTTACCTACAGTCGTAAGAATcagaattaaaagaaataagCAACGTTGTGGTTAGGTGCTTTAAAtatcttttcaatttttcctGATTATTCGAAAAGAATGCCTTCCTACCGTCCAAACAAAACTGGTTTGTACAActatagttttttcttttacgAGACTATTAAGTCATACATGAAAATCCTCAACTTTGATTAGCGTGAAAAAACCTTCTTTATCGTAATTAACCTCCATGTAATCTATTtggatttgacatttgattttTATCGttcgtgtatttcagccttaaaaCATCAAACTTTATCCTTTGTAGTGTGATGGATAAGCTCTACAATTTTTTCTGCTGTAAGAATTTTATGTCCCATCTGATTCatagaaaaatgtattaaaaactAATGGCTATAATACAATTTATTTTGGTTGTAGAGAAATGAGAAACACAATTCCAACTCATTATTTATTTGGTGCACATGCCTCTGTTGCGAAGGTTAATAGACagataaacaaaaaactattcaaattttaaaagttttattgtGTTAGAATGAAATAAATAGAGTTCTGAAGCTTTTTGTCCGACAATCGCAGGAGTTCTAATGACTCCATAACCAGTATGTTTGGATCGACTTTTAATCGCTGTTTTCTAGCGCTTGATAAACTTTATTAAGTTAAAGATTTGTTTCGCTTTGTTGTTGACAGAACAAGCATAATGGAATACATGCATCTCATAATTATACTTTTGTATGTAAaaggttaaaaattttattaaaaaggtttttaaatatGCGATACAGGGTAATGCTCGATACAGCAGAAGACGTCTTAAAATTGATGAATCTGAAACTATTTCTAACAAAAATATCCGCCTGATTGGCAATTGATACATGTATTTGAATTAAGTTGTTAACTTTCAAGGAAAGGCACTGGCTAATTTAAATATAGAAGTTTGAGTTTCTGTTTAGCGGTTTGTTTGATGTAGTAACAAAGTGTTCGATGGGGTAATTACATATTTGACATGAAAATTACTCGAACTGCCATACGAACTCAAAAACCCATCCAACTATAGTTACACAATTCCGTAAAGAAGGCAATTTGAAATATCTTGCTCAAATCTAATTACAACACCtatttaaccaatcaaatttaatCACAACATTCATTCAACCAATCAAATTAAGGCATTACCATATTGTAACCAATAAAGGGTTAGCTAAATTTGTAAATTAGGTAAACAATACAATTATTTACCTTCTTGAAGTTTGAAGATACCGTCATTTGCAAAAGAAGTTCTCTTTCTTATTCGGTATGATTTAACATCCTCAAAGTGAGCAGCAAGCTTTATATTGTTCAAAAAGCGTGTattcaacaaaaacaaagaacCACACAATGTAAACGCTGAAGCCTTCTGCTGCTTCGGCAGTTGGAAAAACTTGTAAAGGTACTTTTAAGCAGTTATGTTAGGTCGTCTCTCTGTCTTTCACATTTTCATCATTTGTATTGCTTGCATTTCTTTAACCGGTAAGAGATTTTATCCTTTATAACGATTGTgctgtagctatatatatttgtatatattatttttaatttacaatgCTATGGTGATACAGTTTACTGAAACAGAGATTTTGACATTTGTTTTGTTCTGTTGTTGGGCATTGTTGCAAAAAATGAGCAAATGATGTAGATCTCATGTTACTATTCGTTAAGTGGCTTGGGTTTCTTTgcgttgtgttttttaaaagatgaaTTTAtagacaaaaacacaaaactcTATTGTATATTGTATAGGGGGAGAGGGTACctgctttttcaaaattataacaAGAACGGTGTTTCAAGTTATttgtaaatgaaaaaaactgaTGATTGCTTTTATCTTATTTCACGTCGTAACGAAGAATACGTTGTGCTAagtagtaaataaaaaaaacagaaaatgacCAAAATAGTAAAATAGCCCGCATAGTGACCGGACTACCAagattgaagtttttaacaCTCACCACTGCCACAAAAATTAAATTGGGACAGTATAAATTGATTTTAGAGAAAAATTCTTTTGatcaaaatgatattttaattgTTCCATTTGTTTAACCAATCTGGTTTTCCACGCTAAAGCTTTATTAACCATTCTGAGAGGTTAAAATTTAATACATTTTCCGCGCTCATCAGTCCCAACCAGAGGGACCTTCTTTAAATCTGTGTTTCTCTATCGTAAGCCGTTAGTTATTGCACTCTACAACATTGTGACGGAAAGAACAGTAGACCAACAGTAAAATTCCTGCAAAACTTGTTTATAAACAGATTTTACAAATGCAAAACTTTCGTTCTGTTGGTTTATGATCATGATCGAGAAGGTTGTTGTGGTTAGCCAAGCAGTAACGCCTTCTCTGGTAATCAGCCAGAATATGATGGTAGTACCGAGTATGGTAAATGAGCACCTCTTTGCTTCAATGCAAATCATGCCGAGTGTGAGTTAATATGGCTGTATTCTAATTAACAGCGCGTTTAACTTTAACGTAAAAAGAGCGTTTCGTATTTGGTTAGTTAAgctaataaaatttttactaaagtgctaaaaaactttatacaatcaaaataattttctaaaagTTTAGTACCATAGTAATTTAAATTTCCAGGTAATTTAAAACTCTCTTTGTGGCTGTTTAATCTAACCCGCGTGTTTCTATGATTCTTGTTAACTACGACAGCAGATTAAGATCAAAACAAGTTTGACCGGAAATTCAACACTTAAAAAATATCGTAATTTAAAGTAAAAAGTGTATTTCAAAAAAAGGTTTTGGGATTGTGTTGTAGTGaccgaaaaatattttgtcgtcCAATTGGAAATGTTAAATTATCATGAGCATTATATTCACTTTCGCAAGCCatcagttaaaaataaaaagaacgagttaaaaacattttagacCAAAGCCATGGCCTTGTGTCTAAGAATGTTGGTCAACAAATCAAGGAAAGGGTTATAACCTAAATTGTTTGACAGTAGACAACATCCAAAACCTAAATACCTTCAAGCACTTTGTAGGGATAACGATTCTGTTTAATCGAAAACcgcttgtaaaaaaatttagactTGAAAATAAGGAACGTTAAGAATATCTCAGGGGCTTTTTTAAAGTTAAGTGTGCTTTCAAAACTTATGCACGTTACTGCCAAACTTGTCTTTTTATCCTGTGTATAagctttaataaaaacatttttggaatttTAGCATGTCAGGATAGTCCAATAAATGAGGAATGTGAAGGAAAAGAAGATGGCAGGTATCCTGTCAaagattgttttaaatttatgattTGTACAAATGGGTCAAGGCGTGAAGAGACATGCACAGAGGATACCATGTATTCACCTATCAAAGGACAATGTACACCAAAATCGAATGTGACATTAGGTGACTGTGGTTAATGGCTTTTATTTTTGTCTGTATGTGTTTTTATCAATGTATATAACACCTTctaaagttttttatgagaacCTTAAGGAAggatttttttttgcgaattcgCGAATTTTAACGAATTATCTAATACGCGAAAATTTCATCACTTAAGATAgttaaatagaaaatatattttgaagcaACCAAGTGCTTGTTACAAAATacagtaaacatttttttagaaagcTTCTGCGAAGGTCGTTCTACAGGTGATTGGATGAATCCATGGAACTGTCACAAATTTATCAGCTGTGTTTTGGGGTGGTTTACCGAACAAAGTTGTATAGATGATTTAGCATACGATGCAGCGACAGATACCTGTAAAAACGAATCTCAGGTTCTTTTCTGTCAGGTTTTAGGTACATAACACAATTaccttttttccattttttttaaagaacttaagctggtgttaatttattttcaagaaaatttaaaatgtttaaggAGTGTCACAGCCGAAATGTCCCATTTGACTGACAGAATATAGAACTGAAAATAAATATAGAGTTCTTGTAGTTCATTGCCTTTGAATTGTTATTGGATTTTAACtgattttatagttttttagactttaaactaaTAACGTAGAAGATGATTTGCTAGTGAAAAGTACTCTTCCAAAAATTAACGCAAATTTTGCATTTCTGTGTTAAGAGAACCCTAGTTAATTTTCATTAATAAAGCACGTTGTAGAGACTGCCATTTTTCAACTATGAAGATACCCTTAATTCAACAATGAAGACATTGTAAATGACGACATGACAGTTGGATAATGACGTCCTTTCTGGTTCTTGAATCTTCCTTTTTACTGTTTTCAATAAGGATGCTTTGTCGTAACTAATGTGCAGAGCTTTTTCTATCATTTTTTGTATAATCTTTCACGCAACTCTGTCTTTGTCTATCAAAGATTTCTTAATACTTTCTACCGTACCACCCAAATATGATTTTTACAATGTTTTTCATATGTCTCGTTACTTTCTTTCCCATTGCACTTCCCCTGGCCATATTAAGTTTTAATAACACCATTAATTTAAATTCTTTATGAACTTCTCTGTTTTTATAGCGTCAATGAATGTTAACGTCACTGCAAGACTTTCTAATTCTTCCAACAACAGTGAAGTAATGTCCCTCATGCAAGGTAAAATCATTATAAATGCTGGATAAACGCGGCTGGTGTGttcttaaaacaaaatattttttgactatGACTATTTTTAGGGAACAATACGGAAAAGCAACCAGCAACCTCAGCATCACAACAAAAACAGTTGGAACATCAAAACGGAGCAGGTAATAAGAGAAAACAGACGAAATTTTTTAAGTTGCCTTGGtgtcactttttaaaaattgccATATGtagacatttttatttgttaatattttaattttaataataataattctccTTCCCCGGgtgcattttatttatttattaatttatttttaaaaaatagttttgtagCTTTTTGAAATCACAAAGAATAATATAACAATCATGTTCTCTTACTAAGAACCTGAAAGCAAATTCAATGGGACGAATCTTCAAAATGGCACAGAACTTTCAGCCGTCAATCAAACCgatgtcaacaacaacaacaaccaaacTCTTCACCAATCAGATTCAGATTTGATTTCGCCAACAGATTTACGTAAACTCCTCAAAACTGGTGATGTCAGGCTTATTGATGTTAGAATGCCATTTGAGTTAAAGACGGAGGGCCGTATTGCTCATTCGGTGAATATACCATGTACGTATGTTTTTTCAGTGAAATACGAAAAACCATCCTCTAACTTTTCTAACGGAACTATATGAAAAATTTTCGTTTACAACCAAGATCACAGAATATCTGTGAGACTATCACCTCagctgttgtttttaatttctctaATATTATAAACTTAGTTTTTAGCAACAGTGAGAaaaaaataagctatttttgcgatatttatttCGCGTTTCCATActtggaatttaaaaaaaaaacgaaaatatcTCCCCGCGAAAGTATCTTCCATTCGGTCCAACTTCAGATTTATCGTTTTCGTACTCGTATTGAATACTTTCAACTTTGCATATCCATCTTCCCAAATAGATGTTCCTACCCCGCCTCAATCAAATGCCATGCCATTTAAGGtaataataaattaattaacTATTTTATGGTTAttgcaaatatttttgtggTAAAGTTGGTAATACGTTTTAAACTTAAAGGTACATATGCTGTTTGTTGTGTTGTCATGCCGCCGATtgttatttgtgattttttactCTGGTCGCATGCTTTCTCTTTGAATGACAACGAGACTGTCTAATGTGAGAACTTTCACCTGCTACGTTGCCACCCTAAGCTATTTGTTTCTCATTACCCAATATACGAGATTTGCAATGATGTGACTACTGGTGTTCAACCGACGATGCTGCATCAAATCCCTAACAGCAACTACTTACTTGAGTAATATGACATTGAAAAAATCCTTGTCTGGTATTTTTTAACAAGCATTATTTCTTCACCTTAGTGCCAGAGATTGATTCTGCATTCGGCATGTCAAATGAGGAATTTAAATCCAAATACAATGTGGATAAACCTGCCAAGACAGATTGCAATCTTGTGTTTCATTGTAAAAGGGGTGTGAGATCTATGAAGGCTTTGAACATTGCTAAAACAAAAGGTTACACGTGGTAAGAATATATTATCTTCACGCATTTAGAAGACttctaacaaatatttttttgtaatgggTAGTGAACACGTTTTTACAGCTTCATCGGCCAGAAATCATACCTAGGCCCGCAAGCAAAATAATTCAGATATTTTAACTTTGGCAAGTCTAAATAAAACGTTGAAATCAATGAAAGGTTATTTGCAGGCAGGATGTCAGCCTACCAATTGCAAGGAGGAAtctgaaaatgaaataaaaataacaaaggaATAAGTATGATGTAGTCTGGGataattttttccaatatttttttatcagaaaagaGGTTATGTTTACATGGTAAAATTTCACTTTGCTGCATCTCCAAGATTAGAGTAGAATGAACAgagtatttttttacaaatctgCTATTTTGTGACAACCTCGTCAAAGTGTAATCAAATGATAAAATACCTTTACTTTTAGCGCAAAGAGCTTGGCAGGAGGTTTTGAAGCATGGAAAGTAGATTCAGCAAAATAAAGTGGAAGTTTCTCAACTGACCACATACATATTTTTATATCCAAagttaatatatttttgtgtttattataaattttatttggttATACGAAAAATCAGTTTATGTGAGCGATGTaaagaaaagtttaaattttttttttttcgtgtacAAAAAACATGAATCGACAATGCAGTGGTGTGCAGTACTCTGGCATAACCTCCTTTGCAACGAAGGTAAACTAAAAAACGGGAAtaaaaacaaagtggataataTACTATCGCACGTAACCATCGCATATAACCTGAGCAAAACTAAAGTTGGATTTCGTGACACCAAATTTCTGTATGTATGACAtatatattaataatttttcgtaagtttatttgtttttcattaCGCTTATTTTGATGGTGCTCCTGTGGCAACACTCCGTAACATTACGTTTCTGAAGCTTGACTTTTAATAACGCTGTTCATCAACTATTGTGCAATGGACAAcgtcataatttttttgaaaatacatacTGTACAAGAAAGCCAAGGAAGTAATATTGCACGGCAAATGTCATAGAGATTTTTTACTATCTCCACAAcagtaaaataacttttttttctttttgaaagcaAGCTTAagtgttattgttgttttcctGGTGCTGATTCTGTTGCGgttgttgtttatgttgttgttgttgttgttgtcgttacaTATGGTAGATGGTAGCTGCTGATGGTGTAAGTTATTGTAATAAAGTCGCTTTCATGTGTTTCACATTGCTTTTACTGTTAACTGTGAGAtcgtttgttgtttttgtttttgttgttgttgttgtcgttgttgttgttgatatttGTTGTTGCTATTGTTACTGTGGTAATTTTAATGTCAGCTaccttaaaatttatttgaagTTACTTTAACTCCATCTTATTTGGCATATATGTTGTTTGGTGTTTCTTTTTagtcgtttgtttgttttaaaagcttcttgtttgttttgctCTGTTTtggttgtttgtgttttttgctTTGTTGTTTATCTGTTTATTGATTGTGAGTGATGTTGTTGTCGGTTTGTTTAAATTCTGTGCTGTTTCTTCGTACATTGTATATTGACGTCACTATTTTGTTTGTtgctgtttattttgtttttgcctTGGCTTTCTTTCACTTTCTATTTTTCGCGTGATTCTACTTTATCGTTCCATATTGTCAATCAAATCAGTGTTTTATGTCTATGATCACACTAGCATTAGCTATCTTGTTTTTTGTAAACTTCATTGTTTCTTTGTTTAGCGTTGCTTATGTTTGTTTATAATTGTTTattgttgtatatatatatattttttcgtctactttttttttttactttacttatttttgtttatttttgtttatttttttgttgatatttgttGATTGTTGCTTTTAATCTGGTTGGATTTGTTGTCATCTTGTTATCTGTGGTTACTCTGTTGAATTCTTTGTGCTCTAGTTGTTTCTCTGTCCCTGTTTTACCGTTATTTTGGTTGATGTCGTCGTCGGTGTTTCTGTTTCAGCTttgcttttgtttgtttgtgttgtgATTTGTTTGTGCATTTCATTATCGTGTCGTATCGTCTTGTGTAGACTAAGCAAACTGTAATCAGTTTATTACCTTTGTGTGACTATGCGTTCATTTTAGCTCAACTTTAATGGTTTTTCACCTCTCTACTGAATTTCGAATTGTTGATGTTTGTTGTCGTCTGTTTGTTTATTAATGTTtctgttatatttttatattttgatcgTAATTATTGTGTCTTGGATGTTTTAGTATATTTTGCCGTTTGTCTCTTGTTTATGTACTTTGTTGATTCTGTGTCTTATTTGATGTTAAAGGCGAAATTTACGTTGTATTGTTATGTTTTCGTAGTATATGTAGTTAATCATTGTTCTTATGTTTTGTTTCGTTTATatttatggaaatatttttaacgTTTGTCGTTCAGATTTCGTTGATTATTGTTGATGTATATATTGCGATATTTgtcataaaaatgttttgatttgtttctttGGTATATTTGACAATATTTGTCGTTAGTGTTCATGTTCATGTTTCGTCCAGTTTGTTTTGTAGATCTTTATTGCAGTATTTGTCggtaacttttttttcagtaaGTTTTGTTAATGTTGTGAAGTTTCTGTATATTGTGAAATTTGTCGATGTTTCGTCAATTGTCGTTTCGTTGATGTGTATTGCAGCATTTGTAAGTATTTTCTTTTCCTTTACAGTTTCCTTGATGTGATGTCGTTTGTTATTATGGATATGCGGCATTTGCAACTAAAGTTTTATGTTCATGTTTTGTTGATACAATGGCGATATTTGCCAttattgttgatgttgtttcGTAAAAGTTGTTTCGTAGGCGTTGTTTCGTTGATGTTGTTTCGTTGATGTTGTTTCGTAGATGTTGTTTCGTAGATGTTGTTTCGTAGGCGTTGTTTCGTTGCTGTTGTTTCGTTGATGTTGTTTCGTTGATGTTGTTTCGTAGATGTTGTTTCGATGATGTTGTTTCGTAGATGTTGTTTCGTTGATGTTGTTTCGTAGATTTTGTTTCGTTGATGTTGTTTCGTTACTGTTGTTACGTTGATGTTGTTACGTTGATGTTGTTACGTTGATGTTGTTTCGTAGAAGTTGTTTCGTAGACGTTGTTTCGTTGCTGTTGTTTCGTTGATGTTGTTTCGTAGATGTTGTTTCGTTAATGTTGTTTCGTAGATGTTGTTTCGATGATGTTGTTTCGTAGATGTTGTTTCGTTGATGTTGTTTCGTAGATTTTGTTTCGTTGATGTTGTTTCGTTACTGTTGTTTCGTTGATGTTGTTTCGTAGATGTTGTTTCGATGATGTTGTTTCACAGAAGTTGTTTCGTAGTTTTTTCGTAGATGTTGTTTCGTAGATGTTGTTTCGTAGATGTTGTTTCGTAGATGTTGTTTCGTTGATGTTGTTTCGTAGATGTTGTTTCGTTGATGTTGTTTCGTAGATTTTGTTTCGTTGATGTTGTTTCGTTACTGTTGTTTCGTTGATGTTGTTTCGTAGATGTTGTTTCGATGATGTTGTTTCACAGAAGTTGTTTCGTAGTTTTTTCGTAGATGTTGTTTCGTAG
Above is a window of Hydractinia symbiolongicarpus strain clone_291-10 chromosome 3, HSymV2.1, whole genome shotgun sequence DNA encoding:
- the LOC130636020 gene encoding uncharacterized protein LOC130636020 isoform X1; translated protein: MLGRLSVFHIFIICIACISLTACQDSPINEECEGKEDGRYPVKDCFKFMICTNGSRREETCTEDTMYSPIKGQCTPKSNVTLESFCEGRSTGDWMNPWNCHKFISCVLGWFTEQSCIDDLAYDAATDTCKNESQVLFCQVLASMNVNVTARLSNSSNNSEVMSLMQGNNTEKQPATSASQQKQLEHQNGAEPESKFNGTNLQNGTELSAVNQTDVNNNNNQTLHQSDSDLISPTDLRKLLKTGDVRLIDVRMPFELKTEGRIAHSVNIPLPEIDSAFGMSNEEFKSKYNVDKPAKTDCNLVFHCKRGVRSMKALNIAKTKGYTCAKSLAGGFEAWKVDSAK
- the LOC130636020 gene encoding uncharacterized protein LOC130636020 isoform X2 — translated: MICTNGSRREETCTEDTMYSPIKGQCTPKSNVTLESFCEGRSTGDWMNPWNCHKFISCVLGWFTEQSCIDDLAYDAATDTCKNESQVLFCQVLASMNVNVTARLSNSSNNSEVMSLMQGNNTEKQPATSASQQKQLEHQNGAEPESKFNGTNLQNGTELSAVNQTDVNNNNNQTLHQSDSDLISPTDLRKLLKTGDVRLIDVRMPFELKTEGRIAHSVNIPLPEIDSAFGMSNEEFKSKYNVDKPAKTDCNLVFHCKRGVRSMKALNIAKTKGYTCAKSLAGGFEAWKVDSAK